One Anopheles marshallii chromosome 3, idAnoMarsDA_429_01, whole genome shotgun sequence genomic region harbors:
- the LOC128713993 gene encoding cilia- and flagella-associated protein 299-like: MKLTEQDLRLLEFNSYDDYLNSLIDGKSLQYFGNRENLISLYRTGYRALTKEAFEAQRTFLQVTKDPNTLFSRNITPGDPFLQELAKRERPNRLGLLSTIIYMRYLKKSTEISGYIDYEEALRRVHHDQQYCNDWRAIFAGEKVLYPTPVDLLYYNAKTGRSRKNNSRNYQILCDPHRGIIFRNMYDRKDIHPDPLASCYGTNTSRIEVASELYEQVALYDHVVRKNY; encoded by the exons ATGAAGCTAACGGAGCAGGATCTTCGCCTTTTGGAGTTCAATTCTTATGACGACTATCTCAACTCGCTGATAGATGGCAAAAGTCTCCAATATTTCGGTAATAGGGAAAATTTAATCAGTCTATATCGTACGGGATACAG GGCTCTCACaaaggaagctttcgaagcgCAAAGAACATTTCTTCAGGTGACTAAAGATCCGAACACACTGTTCAGCCGCAATATTACACCAGGCGATCCATTTCTTCAGGAACTTGCCAAACGTGAACGTCCCAACCGGTTGGGTCTGTTGTCG ACCATCATTTATATGCGTTACCTGAAGAAAAGCACGGAAATCTCAGGCTACATCGACTACGAGGAAGCATTGCGGCGTGTGCATCACGATCAGCAGTACTGCAACGACTGGCGGGCTATCTTTGCCGGCGAGAAGGTACTCTACCCAACGCCCGTCGATCTGCTGTACTACAACGCGAAGACCGGCCGCAGCAGGAAGAACAACTCGCGCAACTATCAGATCCTTTGCGATCCGCACCGTGGCATCATCTTCCGCAACATGTACGACCGGAAGGATATCCATCCGGATCCGCTGGCGAGCTGCTACGGTACCAACACGAGCCGGATCGAGGTTGCAAGCGAACTGTACGAGCAGGTCGCCCTGTACGATCATGTCGTGCGGAAGAACTATTGA